Proteins encoded in a region of the Quercus lobata isolate SW786 chromosome 8, ValleyOak3.0 Primary Assembly, whole genome shotgun sequence genome:
- the LOC115957829 gene encoding F-box protein SNE, producing MVKAMRQMKVEEKEKEKKPKFQMNDHIDILIEVLKRLDGPSLGVAACVCRLWCTLTRSDSLWEHLCFRHVSSPPPSSVRPVVVALGGYKRLYMVCVRPVLSRLRNSDSELVWTRDEVQLSLSLFCVDYYERRLGGGATSASSLMFLCNPVNV from the coding sequence ATGGTGAAAGCCATGCGGCAAATGAAagtagaagagaaagagaaagagaaaaagccCAAGTTCCAAATGAACGACCACATAGACATCCTGATAGAGGTGCTGAAACGCCTCGACGGCCCTTCACTCGGCGTCGCCGCCTGTGTCTGCCGCCTGTGGTGCACTCTCACTCGCTCAGACTCCCTCTGGGAACATCTCTGCTTCCGCCACGTCTCCTCTCCACCTCCTTCCTCTGTACGACCTGTCGTCGTTGCCCTCGGTGGCTACAAGCGCCTCTACATGGTCTGCGTTAGACCCGTACTGAGTAGACTCCGAAACTCCGACTCTGAACTCGTCTGGACTCGTGACGAGGTGCAACTCTCACTCTCTTTGTTCTGTGTTGATTATTACGAAAGGAGACTCGGTGGTGGTGCCACTTCAGCTTCCTCCCTCATGTTCCTCTGCAACCCTGTCAAcgtctaa
- the LOC115955797 gene encoding uncharacterized protein LOC115955797, translating to MEANIEEALKAKEIAEKRFVDKDFAGAKNYALKARSLYPGLEGISQMVTTFEVFIASEAKCNGELDYYSILGLKPFADKDAVKKQYKKMAVLLHPDKNKCVGADGAFRLVSEAWTLLSDSSKRSTYDLKRNKQLTSGVNQTNLSSVHATGVTGFNNCSNSSNSHGRLDTFWTVCTSCKVQYEYLRKYVNKRLSCKNCRGIFIAVETGTAPANGSFPYCPWSHVPGNGYGSHGFDGVTYIPANATFVTGNGVSGFHSGHGYEYVSNVSFQWSSFSGTSAGIVGPNGPSTVSTDVYQANGNVNKARAKVKSGANRKHSLKNAVAVINSPTAFSEPPVPKAGRPEKKRKMTVGSTLRNGDEDKGSKSASETGLDDGNVSNGHDPKLNNSSELPTRRSIAPTFDARKLLIEKARTEIRKKLEEMKLASVAAAAAKQNAKALAEVDQSGASVEATKRADTGASGLLLQPNKTRPVSLVVPDPDFHDFDKDRSEECFKPKQIWALYDEEDGMPRLYCLIREVISVQPFKIHIAYLNSKTDSEFGSVNWLDCGFTKSCGNFRAWTSDVVDQVNVFSHLLSREKAGRGGCVRIYPRSGDIWAVYRNWSPKWNRSTPDEVRHQYEMVEVIDDYSEELGVSVAPLVKLAGFKTVYRRNTDKKAIQWIPRREMLRFSHQVPSCPLKEDRSDLPDKCWDLDPAATPDELLHAVPEGNA from the coding sequence ATGGAAGCAAACATAGAGGAGGCTCTTAAAGCGAAAGAGATAGCCGAGAAGCGATTTGTGGATAAAGACTTTGCAGGTGCAAAAAATTATGCCTTAAAGGCTAGATCACTGTATCCAGGACTGGAGGGTATATCTCAAATGGTGACCACATTTGAAGTTTTTATTGCTTCTGAGGCTAAATGCAATGGGGAACTGGATTATTATTCAATTCTTGGGTTGAAGCCTTTTGCTGATAAAGATGCAGTAAAGAAACAGTACAAGAAGATGGCAGTGTTGCTCCACCCTGATAAGAACAAATGTGTTGGAGCTGATGGGGCATTCAGACTTGTTTCTGAAGCATGGACGTTATTGTCTGATAGTTCTAAGAGAAGCACTTATGATCTCAAGAGAAACAAGCAACTAACATCTGGGGTTAACCAGACCAATTTATCTTCAGTCCATGCTACAGGGGTTACAGGTTTTAACAATTGTTCCAATTCCTCGAACTCTCATGGTAGACTTGACACTTTCTGGACTGTTTGCACCTCTTGTAAAGTTCAGTATGAGTATCTGCGGAAGTATGTGAATAAGAGACTCTCTTGTAAGAACTGTCGTGGTATTTTCATTGCTGTGGAAACTGGGACAGCCCCAGCAAATGGTTCTTTCCCTTATTGTCCTTGGTCACATGTGCCTGGTAATGGGTATGGTAGTCATGGGTTTGATGGGGTTACTTATATCCCGGCAAATGCTACCTTTGTTACAGGAAATGGGGTCTCAGGATTTCATTCTGGACATGGGTATGAGTATGTTTCAAACGTGTCATTTCAGTGGAGCTCCTTCTCTGGAACTTCTGCTGGAATCGTGGGTCCTAATGGACCATCTACTGTATCCACTGATGTCTATCAGGCTAATGGAAATGTTAATAAGGCAAGAGCAAAGGTTAAGTCAGGAGCCAATAGAAAGCATTCCTTGAAAAATGCTGTTGCTGTTATAAATTCACCCACTGCCTTCAGTGAACCTCCAGTACCTAAGGCTGGTAGACccgaaaagaaaaggaagatgaCTGTGGGATCCACTTTGAGAAATGGGGATGAAGACAAGGGATCAAAATCTGCTTCAGAAACAGGATTGGATGATGGAAATGTGAGTAATGGACACGATCCTAAGCTTAACAATTCAAGTGAACTTCCAACCAGACGTTCTATTGCACCTACATTTGATGCTAGAAAGTTATTGATTGAAAAGGCAAGGACGGAAATTCGGAAGAAATTGGAGGAGATGAAATTGGCATCTGTGGCAGCTGCTGCTGCTAAGCAGAATGCCAAAGCACTGGCAGAAGTTGATCAATCTGGAGCTAGTGTGGAGGCAACTAAAAGAGCAGATACGGGCGCTTCTGGTCTGCTATTACAGCCAAATAAAACCAGACCAGTCTCATTAGTAGTTCCTGACCCTGACTTTCATGATTTTGACAAAGATAGATCAGAGGAATGCTTCAAGCCTAAACAAATCTGGGCTTTATATGATGAAGAAGACGGTATGCCACGCTTGTACTGTCTGATCCGTGAGGTCATCTCAGTCCAACCATTTAAGATTCATATTGCCTACTTGAACTCTAAAACTGATAGCGAGTTTGGGTCGGTCAACTGGCTGGATTGTGGGTTTACTAAATCTTGTGGCAATTTTAGGGCATGGACCTCAGATGTTGTTGACCAAGTTAATGTTTTCTCTCATCTTCTTAGCCGAGAAAAAGCTGGTAGGGGAGGTTGTGTTCGGATATACCCCAGAAGTGGAGACATTTGGGCTGTTTACCGGAATTGGTCACCAAAGTGGAACAGATCAACCCCAGATGAAGTGAGGCACCAGTATGAAATGGTGGAGGTTATTGATGATTACTCTGAAGAGCTAGGGGTTAGTGTAGCTCCCCTTGTCAAATTGGCTGGATTTAAGACAGTATATCGAAGAAATACGGACAAAAAGGCCATTCAATGGATTCCACGAAGGGAGATGTTACGCTTTTCACACCAGGTGCCATCTTGTCCACTTAAGGAAGATAGGAGTGATTTGCCAGATAAGTGTTGGGATCTAGATCCGGCTGCAACTCCAGACGAGCTGCTTCATGCTGTTCCAGAAGGAAATGCATAA